One region of Centropristis striata isolate RG_2023a ecotype Rhode Island chromosome 3, C.striata_1.0, whole genome shotgun sequence genomic DNA includes:
- the elmo2 gene encoding engulfment and cell motility protein 2 isoform X2 produces MPPPVDIVKVAIEWPGANAQLIEMDQKRPLSSIIREVCDGWSLSGSEQFALRYADGPQLYITEQSRGEIKNGTILRLAISPARAARQLLERIQSHGIDARLEALKELAKLSADPTFAAEFINMEGIGTLARLVESGTHFGEMLAFTLTAFLELMDHGIVSWDLISLSFIKQIAGYVNQPMVDVSILQRSLAILESMVLNSHSLYHRVAQEITVGQLIGHLSNQEIQTYAIALINALFLKAPEDRRQEEYTNPLEQHLTEMASTLAQKHLRSIILNHVIRGNRPIKAEMAHQLYVLQVLTFNLLEERMMTKMDPNDQTQRDIIFELRRIAFDGENDPTGTEKRKAMYTKDYKMLGFTNHVNPAMDFTQTPPGMLALDNMLYLAKVHQDTYIRIVLENSSREDKHECPFGRCAIELTRMLCEILQVGELPNEGCNDYHPMFFTHDRAWEEFFCVCIQLLNKTWKEMRATAEDFNKVMQVVREQITRALAMKPSSLDQLKNKLRGLNYSEILRLRQSERMSQDDFQSPPIIELRERIQPEILELIKQQRLNRLCEGSCFRKLGNRRRQEKFWFCRLSLNHKVLHYGDLDESPQGEVPFELLSDKIPISDIKSVVTGKDCPHMKEKSALKQNKEVLELAFSVLYDPDETLNFVAPNKYEYCIWTDGLCALLGKEMGSDLTRSDLDTLISMEMKLRLLDLENITIPEAPPPVPKEPSSYNFTYNYS; encoded by the exons ATGCCACCCCCAGTCGACATCGTGAAAGTGGCTATTGAATGGCCTGGTGCTAACGCTCAGCTTATAGAGATGGACcag aAAAGACCTTTGTCCTCAATAATACGGGAAGTATGTGATGG CTGGTCTTTATCAGGCTCCGAGCAGTTTGCTCTGCGTTATGCTGATGGCCCTCAGCTTTATATTACTGAGCAG AGCCGTGGTGAAATCAAGAATGGGACCATCCTTCGATTAGCCATTTCACCT GCTCGCGCTGCCCGTCAGCTCCTGGAGAGGATCCAGTCCCACGGTATCGATGCTCGTCTGGAGGCTCTGAAAGAGCTCGCCAAGCTGTCTGCAGACCCAACCTTTGCTGCAGAGTTCATCAATATGGAGGGCATTGGCACGCTGGCGCGTCTTGTTGAGAGTGGAACCca ctttggtgaaatgctggccTTCACTCTCACTGCTTTCCTGGAGCTAATGGACCATGGCATCGTGTCCTGGGACCTGATCTCCCTGTCCTTCATCAAACAG ATCGCAGGCTATGTGAACCAGCCGATGGTGGATGTGTCCATCCTGCAGCGCTCTCTGGCCATCCTGGAGAGCATGGTCCTCAACAGCCACAGCCTCTACCACCGGGTGGCGCAGGAGATCACCGTGGGACAGCTCATCGGGCACCT GTCTAACCAGGAGATCCAAACCTACGCCATCGCCCTCATCAATGCTCTTTTCCTGAAAGCACCAGAGGACAGACGGCAG GAGGAGTATACTAACCCGCTGGAGCAGCACCTCACT GAAATGGCAAGCACCTTGGCTCAGAAGCACCTGCGATCTATCATCCTCAAT CATGTTATCAGAGGAAATCGACCAATCAAAGCAGAGATGGCACATCAGCTGTATGTGCTGCAGGTATTGACCTTCAACCTTTTGGAAGAACGAATGATGACCAAAATGGATCCCAATGACcag ACTCAGAGGGACATCATTTTTGAGCTGCGAAGGATTGCTTTCGATGGAGAAAACGACCCCACTGGTACAGAAAAGAGAAAGGCCATGTACACCAAGGATTATAAGATGCTGGGGTTCACT AACCATGTCAACCCGGCCATGGACTTCACCCAGACTCCTCCTGGCATGCTGGCTCTGGATAACATGCTGTACCTGGCTAAGGTTCACCAGGACACATACATCAGG ATTGTCCTGGAGAACAGCAGCCGCGAGGACAAGCATGAATGTCCCTTCGGCCGGTGTGCCATCGAACTCACTCGAATGTTGTGCGAGATCCTCCAGGTCGGAGAACTGC CTAATGAGGGCTGCAACGACTACCACCCCATGTTCTTCACTCATGACCGGGCTTGGGAGGAGTTCTTCTGTGTCTGCATCCAACTGCTTAATAAAACCTGGAAGGAGATGAGAGCCACAGCTGAGGACTTCAATAAG GTGATGCAGGTGGTCCGTGAGCAGATCACCAGGGCTCTGGCCATGAAGCCGTCGTCTTTAGACCAGCTGAAGAATAAACTGCGAGGTCTCAACTATTCAGAGATTCTGCGTCTGCGGCAGTCAGAGAGAATGAGCCAAGACGACTTCCAGTCTCCCCCCATCAT TGAGCTGCGGGAGAGAATTCAGCCCGAGATCTTAGAGCTCATCAAGCAGCAGCGACTCAACCGGCTGTGTGAGGGGAGCTGTTTCCGCAAACTGGGGAACCGCCGGAGGCAAG AGAAGTTTTGGTTCTGCAGACTCTCACTGAATCACAAAGTGCTGCACTATGGAGACCTGGATGAGTCACCTCAGGGTGAAGTGCCTTTTGAGCTACTGAGTGACAAGA TCCCCATCTCTGACATCAAGTCTGTGGTGACCGGGAAGGACTGCCCTcatatgaaagaaaaaagtgcTCTGAAACAAAACAAG GAGGTGCTGGAGTTAGCCTTCTCTGTCCTCTATGATCCGGATGAGACACTCAATTTcgttgcacccaacaaatatgAG TACTGCATCTGGACTGACGGGCTGTGTGCGCTGCTGGGCAAAGAGATGGGCAGTGACCTGACACGCAGTGACCTAGATACTCTCATCAGCATGGAGATGAAGCTCCGCCTCCTCGACCTTGAGAACATCACCATCCCAGAAGCCCCGCCCCCCGTGCCGAAGGAGCCTAGCTCGTATAACTTCACCTACAACTACAGTTGa
- the elmo2 gene encoding engulfment and cell motility protein 2 isoform X5, with translation MPPPVDIVKVAIEWPGANAQLIEMDQKRPLSSIIREVCDGWSLSGSEQFALRYADGPQLYITEQSRGEIKNGTILRLAISPARAARQLLERIQSHGIDARLEALKELAKLSADPTFAAEFINMEGIGTLARLVESGTHFGEMLAFTLTAFLELMDHGIVSWDLISLSFIKQIAGYVNQPMVDVSILQRSLAILESMVLNSHSLYHRVAQEITVGQLIGHLQVSNQEIQTYAIALINALFLKAPEDRRQEEYTNPLEQHLTEMASTLAQKHLRSIILNHVIRGNRPIKAEMAHQLYVLQVLTFNLLEERMMTKMDPNDQTQRDIIFELRRIAFDGENDPTGTEKRKAMYTKDYKMLGFTNHVNPAMDFTQTPPGMLALDNMLYLAKVHHECPFGRCAIELTRMLCEILQVGELPNEGCNDYHPMFFTHDRAWEEFFCVCIQLLNKTWKEMRATAEDFNKVMQVVREQITRALAMKPSSLDQLKNKLRGLNYSEILRLRQSERMSQDDFQSPPIIELRERIQPEILELIKQQRLNRLCEGSCFRKLGNRRRQEKFWFCRLSLNHKVLHYGDLDESPQGEVPFELLSDKIPISDIKSVVTGKDCPHMKEKSALKQNKEVLELAFSVLYDPDETLNFVAPNKYEYCIWTDGLCALLGKEMGSDLTRSDLDTLISMEMKLRLLDLENITIPEAPPPVPKEPSSYNFTYNYS, from the exons ATGCCACCCCCAGTCGACATCGTGAAAGTGGCTATTGAATGGCCTGGTGCTAACGCTCAGCTTATAGAGATGGACcag aAAAGACCTTTGTCCTCAATAATACGGGAAGTATGTGATGG CTGGTCTTTATCAGGCTCCGAGCAGTTTGCTCTGCGTTATGCTGATGGCCCTCAGCTTTATATTACTGAGCAG AGCCGTGGTGAAATCAAGAATGGGACCATCCTTCGATTAGCCATTTCACCT GCTCGCGCTGCCCGTCAGCTCCTGGAGAGGATCCAGTCCCACGGTATCGATGCTCGTCTGGAGGCTCTGAAAGAGCTCGCCAAGCTGTCTGCAGACCCAACCTTTGCTGCAGAGTTCATCAATATGGAGGGCATTGGCACGCTGGCGCGTCTTGTTGAGAGTGGAACCca ctttggtgaaatgctggccTTCACTCTCACTGCTTTCCTGGAGCTAATGGACCATGGCATCGTGTCCTGGGACCTGATCTCCCTGTCCTTCATCAAACAG ATCGCAGGCTATGTGAACCAGCCGATGGTGGATGTGTCCATCCTGCAGCGCTCTCTGGCCATCCTGGAGAGCATGGTCCTCAACAGCCACAGCCTCTACCACCGGGTGGCGCAGGAGATCACCGTGGGACAGCTCATCGGGCACCTGCAagt GTCTAACCAGGAGATCCAAACCTACGCCATCGCCCTCATCAATGCTCTTTTCCTGAAAGCACCAGAGGACAGACGGCAG GAGGAGTATACTAACCCGCTGGAGCAGCACCTCACT GAAATGGCAAGCACCTTGGCTCAGAAGCACCTGCGATCTATCATCCTCAAT CATGTTATCAGAGGAAATCGACCAATCAAAGCAGAGATGGCACATCAGCTGTATGTGCTGCAGGTATTGACCTTCAACCTTTTGGAAGAACGAATGATGACCAAAATGGATCCCAATGACcag ACTCAGAGGGACATCATTTTTGAGCTGCGAAGGATTGCTTTCGATGGAGAAAACGACCCCACTGGTACAGAAAAGAGAAAGGCCATGTACACCAAGGATTATAAGATGCTGGGGTTCACT AACCATGTCAACCCGGCCATGGACTTCACCCAGACTCCTCCTGGCATGCTGGCTCTGGATAACATGCTGTACCTGGCTAAGGTTCAC CATGAATGTCCCTTCGGCCGGTGTGCCATCGAACTCACTCGAATGTTGTGCGAGATCCTCCAGGTCGGAGAACTGC CTAATGAGGGCTGCAACGACTACCACCCCATGTTCTTCACTCATGACCGGGCTTGGGAGGAGTTCTTCTGTGTCTGCATCCAACTGCTTAATAAAACCTGGAAGGAGATGAGAGCCACAGCTGAGGACTTCAATAAG GTGATGCAGGTGGTCCGTGAGCAGATCACCAGGGCTCTGGCCATGAAGCCGTCGTCTTTAGACCAGCTGAAGAATAAACTGCGAGGTCTCAACTATTCAGAGATTCTGCGTCTGCGGCAGTCAGAGAGAATGAGCCAAGACGACTTCCAGTCTCCCCCCATCAT TGAGCTGCGGGAGAGAATTCAGCCCGAGATCTTAGAGCTCATCAAGCAGCAGCGACTCAACCGGCTGTGTGAGGGGAGCTGTTTCCGCAAACTGGGGAACCGCCGGAGGCAAG AGAAGTTTTGGTTCTGCAGACTCTCACTGAATCACAAAGTGCTGCACTATGGAGACCTGGATGAGTCACCTCAGGGTGAAGTGCCTTTTGAGCTACTGAGTGACAAGA TCCCCATCTCTGACATCAAGTCTGTGGTGACCGGGAAGGACTGCCCTcatatgaaagaaaaaagtgcTCTGAAACAAAACAAG GAGGTGCTGGAGTTAGCCTTCTCTGTCCTCTATGATCCGGATGAGACACTCAATTTcgttgcacccaacaaatatgAG TACTGCATCTGGACTGACGGGCTGTGTGCGCTGCTGGGCAAAGAGATGGGCAGTGACCTGACACGCAGTGACCTAGATACTCTCATCAGCATGGAGATGAAGCTCCGCCTCCTCGACCTTGAGAACATCACCATCCCAGAAGCCCCGCCCCCCGTGCCGAAGGAGCCTAGCTCGTATAACTTCACCTACAACTACAGTTGa
- the elmo2 gene encoding engulfment and cell motility protein 2 isoform X1 → MPPPVDIVKVAIEWPGANAQLIEMDQKRPLSSIIREVCDGWSLSGSEQFALRYADGPQLYITEQSRGEIKNGTILRLAISPARAARQLLERIQSHGIDARLEALKELAKLSADPTFAAEFINMEGIGTLARLVESGTHFGEMLAFTLTAFLELMDHGIVSWDLISLSFIKQIAGYVNQPMVDVSILQRSLAILESMVLNSHSLYHRVAQEITVGQLIGHLQVSNQEIQTYAIALINALFLKAPEDRRQEEYTNPLEQHLTEMASTLAQKHLRSIILNHVIRGNRPIKAEMAHQLYVLQVLTFNLLEERMMTKMDPNDQTQRDIIFELRRIAFDGENDPTGTEKRKAMYTKDYKMLGFTNHVNPAMDFTQTPPGMLALDNMLYLAKVHQDTYIRIVLENSSREDKHECPFGRCAIELTRMLCEILQVGELPNEGCNDYHPMFFTHDRAWEEFFCVCIQLLNKTWKEMRATAEDFNKVMQVVREQITRALAMKPSSLDQLKNKLRGLNYSEILRLRQSERMSQDDFQSPPIIELRERIQPEILELIKQQRLNRLCEGSCFRKLGNRRRQEKFWFCRLSLNHKVLHYGDLDESPQGEVPFELLSDKIPISDIKSVVTGKDCPHMKEKSALKQNKEVLELAFSVLYDPDETLNFVAPNKYEYCIWTDGLCALLGKEMGSDLTRSDLDTLISMEMKLRLLDLENITIPEAPPPVPKEPSSYNFTYNYS, encoded by the exons ATGCCACCCCCAGTCGACATCGTGAAAGTGGCTATTGAATGGCCTGGTGCTAACGCTCAGCTTATAGAGATGGACcag aAAAGACCTTTGTCCTCAATAATACGGGAAGTATGTGATGG CTGGTCTTTATCAGGCTCCGAGCAGTTTGCTCTGCGTTATGCTGATGGCCCTCAGCTTTATATTACTGAGCAG AGCCGTGGTGAAATCAAGAATGGGACCATCCTTCGATTAGCCATTTCACCT GCTCGCGCTGCCCGTCAGCTCCTGGAGAGGATCCAGTCCCACGGTATCGATGCTCGTCTGGAGGCTCTGAAAGAGCTCGCCAAGCTGTCTGCAGACCCAACCTTTGCTGCAGAGTTCATCAATATGGAGGGCATTGGCACGCTGGCGCGTCTTGTTGAGAGTGGAACCca ctttggtgaaatgctggccTTCACTCTCACTGCTTTCCTGGAGCTAATGGACCATGGCATCGTGTCCTGGGACCTGATCTCCCTGTCCTTCATCAAACAG ATCGCAGGCTATGTGAACCAGCCGATGGTGGATGTGTCCATCCTGCAGCGCTCTCTGGCCATCCTGGAGAGCATGGTCCTCAACAGCCACAGCCTCTACCACCGGGTGGCGCAGGAGATCACCGTGGGACAGCTCATCGGGCACCTGCAagt GTCTAACCAGGAGATCCAAACCTACGCCATCGCCCTCATCAATGCTCTTTTCCTGAAAGCACCAGAGGACAGACGGCAG GAGGAGTATACTAACCCGCTGGAGCAGCACCTCACT GAAATGGCAAGCACCTTGGCTCAGAAGCACCTGCGATCTATCATCCTCAAT CATGTTATCAGAGGAAATCGACCAATCAAAGCAGAGATGGCACATCAGCTGTATGTGCTGCAGGTATTGACCTTCAACCTTTTGGAAGAACGAATGATGACCAAAATGGATCCCAATGACcag ACTCAGAGGGACATCATTTTTGAGCTGCGAAGGATTGCTTTCGATGGAGAAAACGACCCCACTGGTACAGAAAAGAGAAAGGCCATGTACACCAAGGATTATAAGATGCTGGGGTTCACT AACCATGTCAACCCGGCCATGGACTTCACCCAGACTCCTCCTGGCATGCTGGCTCTGGATAACATGCTGTACCTGGCTAAGGTTCACCAGGACACATACATCAGG ATTGTCCTGGAGAACAGCAGCCGCGAGGACAAGCATGAATGTCCCTTCGGCCGGTGTGCCATCGAACTCACTCGAATGTTGTGCGAGATCCTCCAGGTCGGAGAACTGC CTAATGAGGGCTGCAACGACTACCACCCCATGTTCTTCACTCATGACCGGGCTTGGGAGGAGTTCTTCTGTGTCTGCATCCAACTGCTTAATAAAACCTGGAAGGAGATGAGAGCCACAGCTGAGGACTTCAATAAG GTGATGCAGGTGGTCCGTGAGCAGATCACCAGGGCTCTGGCCATGAAGCCGTCGTCTTTAGACCAGCTGAAGAATAAACTGCGAGGTCTCAACTATTCAGAGATTCTGCGTCTGCGGCAGTCAGAGAGAATGAGCCAAGACGACTTCCAGTCTCCCCCCATCAT TGAGCTGCGGGAGAGAATTCAGCCCGAGATCTTAGAGCTCATCAAGCAGCAGCGACTCAACCGGCTGTGTGAGGGGAGCTGTTTCCGCAAACTGGGGAACCGCCGGAGGCAAG AGAAGTTTTGGTTCTGCAGACTCTCACTGAATCACAAAGTGCTGCACTATGGAGACCTGGATGAGTCACCTCAGGGTGAAGTGCCTTTTGAGCTACTGAGTGACAAGA TCCCCATCTCTGACATCAAGTCTGTGGTGACCGGGAAGGACTGCCCTcatatgaaagaaaaaagtgcTCTGAAACAAAACAAG GAGGTGCTGGAGTTAGCCTTCTCTGTCCTCTATGATCCGGATGAGACACTCAATTTcgttgcacccaacaaatatgAG TACTGCATCTGGACTGACGGGCTGTGTGCGCTGCTGGGCAAAGAGATGGGCAGTGACCTGACACGCAGTGACCTAGATACTCTCATCAGCATGGAGATGAAGCTCCGCCTCCTCGACCTTGAGAACATCACCATCCCAGAAGCCCCGCCCCCCGTGCCGAAGGAGCCTAGCTCGTATAACTTCACCTACAACTACAGTTGa
- the elmo2 gene encoding engulfment and cell motility protein 2 isoform X3 → MPPPVDIVKVAIEWPGANAQLIEMDQKRPLSSIIREVCDGWSLSGSEQFALRYADGPQLYITEQSRGEIKNGTILRLAISPARAARQLLERIQSHGIDARLEALKELAKLSADPTFAAEFINMEGIGTLARLVESGTHFGEMLAFTLTAFLELMDHGIVSWDLISLSFIKQIAGYVNQPMVDVSILQRSLAILESMVLNSHSLYHRVAQEITVGQLIGHLQVSNQEIQTYAIALINALFLKAPEDRRQEMASTLAQKHLRSIILNHVIRGNRPIKAEMAHQLYVLQVLTFNLLEERMMTKMDPNDQTQRDIIFELRRIAFDGENDPTGTEKRKAMYTKDYKMLGFTNHVNPAMDFTQTPPGMLALDNMLYLAKVHQDTYIRIVLENSSREDKHECPFGRCAIELTRMLCEILQVGELPNEGCNDYHPMFFTHDRAWEEFFCVCIQLLNKTWKEMRATAEDFNKVMQVVREQITRALAMKPSSLDQLKNKLRGLNYSEILRLRQSERMSQDDFQSPPIIELRERIQPEILELIKQQRLNRLCEGSCFRKLGNRRRQEKFWFCRLSLNHKVLHYGDLDESPQGEVPFELLSDKIPISDIKSVVTGKDCPHMKEKSALKQNKEVLELAFSVLYDPDETLNFVAPNKYEYCIWTDGLCALLGKEMGSDLTRSDLDTLISMEMKLRLLDLENITIPEAPPPVPKEPSSYNFTYNYS, encoded by the exons ATGCCACCCCCAGTCGACATCGTGAAAGTGGCTATTGAATGGCCTGGTGCTAACGCTCAGCTTATAGAGATGGACcag aAAAGACCTTTGTCCTCAATAATACGGGAAGTATGTGATGG CTGGTCTTTATCAGGCTCCGAGCAGTTTGCTCTGCGTTATGCTGATGGCCCTCAGCTTTATATTACTGAGCAG AGCCGTGGTGAAATCAAGAATGGGACCATCCTTCGATTAGCCATTTCACCT GCTCGCGCTGCCCGTCAGCTCCTGGAGAGGATCCAGTCCCACGGTATCGATGCTCGTCTGGAGGCTCTGAAAGAGCTCGCCAAGCTGTCTGCAGACCCAACCTTTGCTGCAGAGTTCATCAATATGGAGGGCATTGGCACGCTGGCGCGTCTTGTTGAGAGTGGAACCca ctttggtgaaatgctggccTTCACTCTCACTGCTTTCCTGGAGCTAATGGACCATGGCATCGTGTCCTGGGACCTGATCTCCCTGTCCTTCATCAAACAG ATCGCAGGCTATGTGAACCAGCCGATGGTGGATGTGTCCATCCTGCAGCGCTCTCTGGCCATCCTGGAGAGCATGGTCCTCAACAGCCACAGCCTCTACCACCGGGTGGCGCAGGAGATCACCGTGGGACAGCTCATCGGGCACCTGCAagt GTCTAACCAGGAGATCCAAACCTACGCCATCGCCCTCATCAATGCTCTTTTCCTGAAAGCACCAGAGGACAGACGGCAG GAAATGGCAAGCACCTTGGCTCAGAAGCACCTGCGATCTATCATCCTCAAT CATGTTATCAGAGGAAATCGACCAATCAAAGCAGAGATGGCACATCAGCTGTATGTGCTGCAGGTATTGACCTTCAACCTTTTGGAAGAACGAATGATGACCAAAATGGATCCCAATGACcag ACTCAGAGGGACATCATTTTTGAGCTGCGAAGGATTGCTTTCGATGGAGAAAACGACCCCACTGGTACAGAAAAGAGAAAGGCCATGTACACCAAGGATTATAAGATGCTGGGGTTCACT AACCATGTCAACCCGGCCATGGACTTCACCCAGACTCCTCCTGGCATGCTGGCTCTGGATAACATGCTGTACCTGGCTAAGGTTCACCAGGACACATACATCAGG ATTGTCCTGGAGAACAGCAGCCGCGAGGACAAGCATGAATGTCCCTTCGGCCGGTGTGCCATCGAACTCACTCGAATGTTGTGCGAGATCCTCCAGGTCGGAGAACTGC CTAATGAGGGCTGCAACGACTACCACCCCATGTTCTTCACTCATGACCGGGCTTGGGAGGAGTTCTTCTGTGTCTGCATCCAACTGCTTAATAAAACCTGGAAGGAGATGAGAGCCACAGCTGAGGACTTCAATAAG GTGATGCAGGTGGTCCGTGAGCAGATCACCAGGGCTCTGGCCATGAAGCCGTCGTCTTTAGACCAGCTGAAGAATAAACTGCGAGGTCTCAACTATTCAGAGATTCTGCGTCTGCGGCAGTCAGAGAGAATGAGCCAAGACGACTTCCAGTCTCCCCCCATCAT TGAGCTGCGGGAGAGAATTCAGCCCGAGATCTTAGAGCTCATCAAGCAGCAGCGACTCAACCGGCTGTGTGAGGGGAGCTGTTTCCGCAAACTGGGGAACCGCCGGAGGCAAG AGAAGTTTTGGTTCTGCAGACTCTCACTGAATCACAAAGTGCTGCACTATGGAGACCTGGATGAGTCACCTCAGGGTGAAGTGCCTTTTGAGCTACTGAGTGACAAGA TCCCCATCTCTGACATCAAGTCTGTGGTGACCGGGAAGGACTGCCCTcatatgaaagaaaaaagtgcTCTGAAACAAAACAAG GAGGTGCTGGAGTTAGCCTTCTCTGTCCTCTATGATCCGGATGAGACACTCAATTTcgttgcacccaacaaatatgAG TACTGCATCTGGACTGACGGGCTGTGTGCGCTGCTGGGCAAAGAGATGGGCAGTGACCTGACACGCAGTGACCTAGATACTCTCATCAGCATGGAGATGAAGCTCCGCCTCCTCGACCTTGAGAACATCACCATCCCAGAAGCCCCGCCCCCCGTGCCGAAGGAGCCTAGCTCGTATAACTTCACCTACAACTACAGTTGa
- the elmo2 gene encoding engulfment and cell motility protein 2 isoform X4, translated as MPPPVDIVKVAIEWPGANAQLIEMDQKRPLSSIIREVCDGWSLSGSEQFALRYADGPQLYITEQSRGEIKNGTILRLAISPARAARQLLERIQSHGIDARLEALKELAKLSADPTFAAEFINMEGIGTLARLVESGTHFGEMLAFTLTAFLELMDHGIVSWDLISLSFIKQIAGYVNQPMVDVSILQRSLAILESMVLNSHSLYHRVAQEITVGQLIGHLSNQEIQTYAIALINALFLKAPEDRRQEMASTLAQKHLRSIILNHVIRGNRPIKAEMAHQLYVLQVLTFNLLEERMMTKMDPNDQTQRDIIFELRRIAFDGENDPTGTEKRKAMYTKDYKMLGFTNHVNPAMDFTQTPPGMLALDNMLYLAKVHQDTYIRIVLENSSREDKHECPFGRCAIELTRMLCEILQVGELPNEGCNDYHPMFFTHDRAWEEFFCVCIQLLNKTWKEMRATAEDFNKVMQVVREQITRALAMKPSSLDQLKNKLRGLNYSEILRLRQSERMSQDDFQSPPIIELRERIQPEILELIKQQRLNRLCEGSCFRKLGNRRRQEKFWFCRLSLNHKVLHYGDLDESPQGEVPFELLSDKIPISDIKSVVTGKDCPHMKEKSALKQNKEVLELAFSVLYDPDETLNFVAPNKYEYCIWTDGLCALLGKEMGSDLTRSDLDTLISMEMKLRLLDLENITIPEAPPPVPKEPSSYNFTYNYS; from the exons ATGCCACCCCCAGTCGACATCGTGAAAGTGGCTATTGAATGGCCTGGTGCTAACGCTCAGCTTATAGAGATGGACcag aAAAGACCTTTGTCCTCAATAATACGGGAAGTATGTGATGG CTGGTCTTTATCAGGCTCCGAGCAGTTTGCTCTGCGTTATGCTGATGGCCCTCAGCTTTATATTACTGAGCAG AGCCGTGGTGAAATCAAGAATGGGACCATCCTTCGATTAGCCATTTCACCT GCTCGCGCTGCCCGTCAGCTCCTGGAGAGGATCCAGTCCCACGGTATCGATGCTCGTCTGGAGGCTCTGAAAGAGCTCGCCAAGCTGTCTGCAGACCCAACCTTTGCTGCAGAGTTCATCAATATGGAGGGCATTGGCACGCTGGCGCGTCTTGTTGAGAGTGGAACCca ctttggtgaaatgctggccTTCACTCTCACTGCTTTCCTGGAGCTAATGGACCATGGCATCGTGTCCTGGGACCTGATCTCCCTGTCCTTCATCAAACAG ATCGCAGGCTATGTGAACCAGCCGATGGTGGATGTGTCCATCCTGCAGCGCTCTCTGGCCATCCTGGAGAGCATGGTCCTCAACAGCCACAGCCTCTACCACCGGGTGGCGCAGGAGATCACCGTGGGACAGCTCATCGGGCACCT GTCTAACCAGGAGATCCAAACCTACGCCATCGCCCTCATCAATGCTCTTTTCCTGAAAGCACCAGAGGACAGACGGCAG GAAATGGCAAGCACCTTGGCTCAGAAGCACCTGCGATCTATCATCCTCAAT CATGTTATCAGAGGAAATCGACCAATCAAAGCAGAGATGGCACATCAGCTGTATGTGCTGCAGGTATTGACCTTCAACCTTTTGGAAGAACGAATGATGACCAAAATGGATCCCAATGACcag ACTCAGAGGGACATCATTTTTGAGCTGCGAAGGATTGCTTTCGATGGAGAAAACGACCCCACTGGTACAGAAAAGAGAAAGGCCATGTACACCAAGGATTATAAGATGCTGGGGTTCACT AACCATGTCAACCCGGCCATGGACTTCACCCAGACTCCTCCTGGCATGCTGGCTCTGGATAACATGCTGTACCTGGCTAAGGTTCACCAGGACACATACATCAGG ATTGTCCTGGAGAACAGCAGCCGCGAGGACAAGCATGAATGTCCCTTCGGCCGGTGTGCCATCGAACTCACTCGAATGTTGTGCGAGATCCTCCAGGTCGGAGAACTGC CTAATGAGGGCTGCAACGACTACCACCCCATGTTCTTCACTCATGACCGGGCTTGGGAGGAGTTCTTCTGTGTCTGCATCCAACTGCTTAATAAAACCTGGAAGGAGATGAGAGCCACAGCTGAGGACTTCAATAAG GTGATGCAGGTGGTCCGTGAGCAGATCACCAGGGCTCTGGCCATGAAGCCGTCGTCTTTAGACCAGCTGAAGAATAAACTGCGAGGTCTCAACTATTCAGAGATTCTGCGTCTGCGGCAGTCAGAGAGAATGAGCCAAGACGACTTCCAGTCTCCCCCCATCAT TGAGCTGCGGGAGAGAATTCAGCCCGAGATCTTAGAGCTCATCAAGCAGCAGCGACTCAACCGGCTGTGTGAGGGGAGCTGTTTCCGCAAACTGGGGAACCGCCGGAGGCAAG AGAAGTTTTGGTTCTGCAGACTCTCACTGAATCACAAAGTGCTGCACTATGGAGACCTGGATGAGTCACCTCAGGGTGAAGTGCCTTTTGAGCTACTGAGTGACAAGA TCCCCATCTCTGACATCAAGTCTGTGGTGACCGGGAAGGACTGCCCTcatatgaaagaaaaaagtgcTCTGAAACAAAACAAG GAGGTGCTGGAGTTAGCCTTCTCTGTCCTCTATGATCCGGATGAGACACTCAATTTcgttgcacccaacaaatatgAG TACTGCATCTGGACTGACGGGCTGTGTGCGCTGCTGGGCAAAGAGATGGGCAGTGACCTGACACGCAGTGACCTAGATACTCTCATCAGCATGGAGATGAAGCTCCGCCTCCTCGACCTTGAGAACATCACCATCCCAGAAGCCCCGCCCCCCGTGCCGAAGGAGCCTAGCTCGTATAACTTCACCTACAACTACAGTTGa